In Phosphitispora fastidiosa, a single window of DNA contains:
- the rpsB gene encoding 30S ribosomal protein S2, with protein MAVISMKQLLEAGVHFGHQTRRWNPKMAEYIFTDRNGIYIIDLQRTVKKVDEAYNFVRQLALEGKSIMFVGTKKQAQEAVREEATRCGMFFVNQRWLGGTLTNFQTIKRRIDRLHELEKMEADGIFTVLPKKEVAVLLHEKEKLEKFLGGIKEMKRLPSALFIIDPRKERIAVAEARKLGIPIIAIVDTNCDPDEIDLVIPGNDDAIRAVRLLTSKMADAVIEGINLSKDKQAEAEAEAEAQAEVMEA; from the coding sequence GAAGCCGGAGTTCACTTTGGACACCAGACACGCAGGTGGAACCCGAAAATGGCGGAGTACATTTTTACCGACCGGAACGGGATTTATATCATCGATCTGCAGCGTACTGTTAAGAAGGTTGACGAAGCCTATAATTTTGTCAGACAGTTAGCTTTAGAAGGCAAAAGCATCATGTTTGTGGGAACCAAGAAGCAGGCTCAGGAGGCTGTCAGAGAAGAAGCAACCCGTTGTGGGATGTTCTTCGTAAATCAGCGCTGGCTTGGGGGAACACTGACCAATTTCCAAACCATCAAAAGGCGGATTGACCGCCTTCATGAACTGGAAAAGATGGAGGCTGACGGGATCTTTACCGTACTTCCCAAAAAAGAAGTAGCTGTTTTACTGCATGAAAAAGAGAAACTGGAAAAGTTTCTTGGCGGTATTAAGGAAATGAAAAGACTTCCCAGCGCCCTGTTTATTATTGACCCGCGTAAAGAGCGCATCGCAGTGGCAGAAGCAAGAAAGCTTGGGATTCCTATTATTGCGATAGTTGATACTAACTGTGATCCCGATGAGATTGACTTAGTAATTCCCGGGAATGATGATGCAATCAGGGCAGTTAGGTTACTGACTTCCAAGATGGCAGATGCAGTTATTGAAGGGATTAATCTAAGTAAGGATAAACAAGCTGAAGCCGAGGCTGAAGCTGAAGCTCAGGCTGAAGTAATGGAAGCATAA
- the tsf gene encoding translation elongation factor Ts, translating to MVTAAMVKELRERTGAGMMDCKKALAETGGDMEKAIEFLREKGLAAAAKKSGRIAAEGLVSAKVASGNKKAVLLEVNCETDFVAKTDEFKAFVDEVADVILHNNPTDVDGLLQVKAGQSTVSEMLTEKVAKIGENISIRRFASFEAPDGFVEAYIHGVGRIGVLVELSGNSDNLGEVAKDVAMQVAASKPDYATRDQVAADVIEKEKEILKVQAMNEGKSENIAEKIVMGRIEKFYKENCLVEQPFIKDTDLSVKQMLEQKQVKVARFIRFEMGEGLEKRENDLAAEVAAMQKKS from the coding sequence ATGGTTACTGCTGCAATGGTTAAAGAGTTGCGGGAACGCACCGGGGCAGGGATGATGGACTGTAAAAAAGCCTTGGCCGAAACTGGGGGCGACATGGAAAAGGCAATTGAATTCTTGCGTGAAAAAGGCCTTGCCGCTGCAGCCAAGAAATCAGGGCGTATTGCCGCTGAGGGGCTGGTTTCGGCAAAAGTGGCTTCCGGTAACAAAAAGGCTGTTCTTCTGGAAGTAAACTGTGAAACGGATTTTGTAGCCAAGACAGATGAATTCAAAGCATTTGTGGATGAAGTTGCTGATGTAATTTTACACAATAATCCGACAGATGTGGATGGACTTCTTCAAGTTAAGGCTGGCCAAAGTACTGTTAGTGAAATGCTTACCGAAAAGGTTGCCAAAATCGGAGAAAATATATCTATTCGCCGTTTCGCATCATTTGAGGCACCCGATGGTTTTGTAGAAGCATATATCCACGGTGTGGGACGTATTGGCGTCCTGGTCGAGCTTTCAGGTAATTCGGATAACCTCGGTGAAGTTGCCAAAGATGTGGCTATGCAGGTTGCTGCATCCAAACCTGATTATGCAACCCGTGACCAGGTTGCTGCAGATGTAATTGAAAAAGAAAAAGAGATTCTTAAAGTTCAGGCTATGAACGAAGGTAAATCGGAAAATATCGCTGAAAAGATTGTTATGGGCAGGATAGAGAAATTCTACAAGGAAAACTGCCTGGTAGAACAGCCTTTTATAAAAGATACTGATTTAAGTGTAAAGCAGATGCTTGAGCAAAAACAGGTTAAGGTAGCTCGTTTTATCCGTTTTGAAATGGGCGAAGGGCTTGAAAAGAGAGAAAACGATTTGGCGGCAGAGGTTGCTGCCATGCAGAAAAAATCCTAG
- the pyrH gene encoding UMP kinase, translated as MDKPKYTRVVLKLSGEALAGQKGFGIDPDTVFSIAEQIKDIISHKVQVTIVVGGGNFWRGIAGSTKGMDRATADYMGMMATVMNSLALQDALEKLEVDTRVLTAIEMREVAEPYIRRRAIRHLEKGRVVIFGAGTGNPYFSTDTTAALRAAEIEADAILMAKQVDGVYDSDPVKNPNAKRYDRLSYIEVLNKGLGVMDSTATSLCMDNMIPIIVFNLNQSGNIKRVVMGENIGTFVGGELK; from the coding sequence ATGGATAAGCCCAAATATACAAGAGTGGTCCTGAAATTGAGCGGGGAAGCCTTAGCCGGTCAGAAAGGATTCGGAATAGATCCGGATACTGTCTTTTCAATAGCAGAGCAGATTAAGGACATTATCTCCCACAAAGTGCAGGTTACCATTGTTGTCGGAGGTGGCAATTTCTGGCGTGGTATTGCAGGCAGTACCAAGGGAATGGATAGGGCTACCGCAGATTACATGGGCATGATGGCAACTGTAATGAACTCACTGGCTTTGCAGGATGCCCTGGAAAAACTGGAGGTTGACACCAGAGTACTTACTGCCATAGAAATGCGTGAAGTTGCAGAACCGTATATTCGCCGTCGTGCCATCAGGCATCTTGAAAAGGGCCGGGTGGTAATTTTCGGTGCGGGAACCGGTAACCCCTATTTCTCTACTGATACAACTGCAGCCTTAAGGGCTGCCGAAATAGAGGCTGATGCTATCCTGATGGCGAAGCAGGTGGACGGGGTTTATGATTCTGATCCTGTCAAAAACCCAAATGCTAAAAGGTATGATAGACTGTCTTACATTGAAGTCCTTAACAAGGGACTTGGGGTTATGGATTCAACCGCAACCTCCTTGTGTATGGACAATATGATTCCTATTATAGTATTTAACCTCAATCAAAGCGGGAATATAAAACGTGTTGTGATGGGGGAAAATATTGGTACATTTGTCGGGGGTGAATTAAAGTGA
- the frr gene encoding ribosome recycling factor, which produces MIKEVVSEAEERMKKAIDALRKDLASLRAGRAAPALLDKIVVDYYGVPTPINQMANISVPEPRLLVIQPWDKNVISAIEKAIQKSDLGLTPNNDGSIIRLAIPQLTQERRNELVKMVKKKAEEARVAVRNIRRDANDNLKSFEKEGEISEDDGKRGHEEVQKLTDSWVKEIDQVLSNKEKEIMEV; this is translated from the coding sequence GTGATTAAAGAGGTAGTCAGTGAAGCTGAAGAAAGGATGAAAAAAGCCATTGACGCATTACGCAAGGACCTTGCTTCTTTGAGAGCTGGGCGGGCTGCTCCGGCCCTGCTGGACAAAATAGTTGTCGATTACTACGGTGTTCCTACTCCCATCAACCAAATGGCAAATATCTCTGTTCCTGAGCCGCGGCTGCTGGTTATCCAGCCTTGGGACAAAAACGTCATCAGCGCTATTGAAAAGGCCATCCAAAAGTCTGACCTTGGGCTGACTCCCAATAATGACGGCTCAATTATCAGACTGGCAATTCCACAGCTAACTCAGGAAAGAAGGAATGAACTGGTCAAGATGGTTAAGAAAAAGGCTGAAGAGGCCAGGGTAGCTGTGCGGAATATTCGGAGAGACGCTAATGATAACCTGAAGTCTTTCGAAAAAGAAGGAGAAATTTCAGAAGACGACGGAAAGAGGGGACATGAAGAGGTTCAAAAGCTAACAGACAGCTGGGTAAAAGAAATTGACCAAGTACTTTCAAACAAAGAAAAAGAAATTATGGAGGTCTAA
- a CDS encoding DUF362 domain-containing protein gives MAYKITDECVACGTCMDTCPNGAISEGDIYVINADECVDCGACAEACPTGAIVEG, from the coding sequence ATGGCCTATAAAATTACTGATGAATGTGTAGCTTGCGGTACATGCATGGATACATGCCCCAATGGCGCCATTTCCGAAGGTGATATTTATGTAATTAATGCTGATGAGTGCGTTGACTGCGGCGCTTGCGCTGAAGCTTGCCCCACAGGAGCAATTGTTGAAGGTTAG
- a CDS encoding isoprenyl transferase encodes MVREWLSVLRLGKHKNNSPEVEDLYKSLDSDKMPVHIAIIMDGNGRWATRRGLPRALGHRAGVESLREIVKTCSSLGVGFLTVYAFSTENWKRPAEEVTTLMDLLVEYLNKELKELHHNNVRVKTIGRIDELPAKARDALEVAAAETSQNTGLTLNLALNYGGRNEITEAVKQIGRDASAGVLNPDDIDENIISKYLYTAGMPDPDLLIRPSGEQRISNFLLWQAAYAEFWYCPVLWPDFRRKHLLEAVIDYQNRQRRFGGLHHSKK; translated from the coding sequence ATGGTGCGCGAATGGCTAAGCGTTTTGAGATTGGGCAAACATAAAAATAATTCCCCAGAAGTGGAGGATTTATATAAGTCACTTGATTCTGACAAAATGCCTGTACATATTGCCATCATTATGGATGGGAACGGGCGCTGGGCTACCCGGCGCGGGCTGCCAAGGGCATTGGGACACCGGGCCGGTGTCGAATCACTAAGAGAAATTGTGAAAACATGCTCGTCTCTTGGGGTGGGTTTTCTGACTGTATACGCCTTTTCTACGGAAAACTGGAAGAGACCGGCAGAGGAAGTTACTACTCTGATGGATCTTCTGGTAGAATATCTCAATAAGGAGCTTAAGGAACTGCATCATAACAATGTCAGGGTGAAAACCATCGGGAGAATTGATGAGCTTCCGGCTAAGGCACGGGATGCCTTGGAAGTGGCCGCAGCAGAAACCTCTCAGAATACCGGACTTACTCTGAACCTGGCCCTGAATTACGGAGGCCGGAATGAGATAACTGAAGCCGTGAAGCAGATAGGCAGAGATGCTTCAGCCGGGGTCTTAAACCCCGATGATATCGACGAGAACATAATTTCCAAATATCTTTACACTGCCGGTATGCCGGACCCTGACCTGTTGATCCGGCCTTCAGGAGAGCAGCGGATAAGCAACTTTCTGCTATGGCAGGCGGCTTATGCCGAATTTTGGTATTGTCCTGTCCTTTGGCCGGATTTCCGCAGAAAGCATTTACTGGAAGCTGTGATTGATTATCAAAACCGCCAGCGAAGGTTTGGCGGACTTCATCATAGTAAAAAATGA
- a CDS encoding phosphatidate cytidylyltransferase, translating into MIIKTASEGLADFIIVKNEAGDLDNMLLYRVLSAAIGIPVAVCLVWYGGLPLLLAVLILALLGIHETGSLLKKTGINVWMPGAFWGGLIFVINAGFESKGLLGVTLLLVMLAVFIRLVWLYPRVNITELAVTVFVSLYAGWQLTHIIALRELPGGFYLVLLMMLTTWSTDTFAYFTGSAVGKTKLAPALSPNKTIEGSIGGIAGSVATAAAFWAVTAHFALIHYILIGLLVGVLGQVGDLVESALKRLAGQKDSGRIIPGHGGILDRFDSMLITASVVYFYLKIFIFS; encoded by the coding sequence TTGATTATCAAAACCGCCAGCGAAGGTTTGGCGGACTTCATCATAGTAAAAAATGAGGCCGGTGATCTTGATAACATGCTATTATACAGAGTTTTAAGCGCTGCAATTGGTATCCCCGTTGCTGTCTGCCTCGTATGGTATGGCGGCTTGCCTTTGTTATTGGCTGTTTTGATTCTTGCATTGCTGGGTATCCATGAAACAGGCTCTCTTCTTAAAAAAACCGGAATAAATGTCTGGATGCCAGGCGCTTTTTGGGGAGGACTTATATTTGTAATTAATGCCGGTTTTGAGAGTAAGGGTTTACTGGGTGTCACTCTGCTGCTGGTGATGTTGGCTGTATTTATTCGTCTTGTGTGGTTATATCCCCGGGTTAACATTACTGAACTGGCTGTGACGGTATTTGTTTCTTTATATGCCGGTTGGCAATTAACCCATATAATTGCCCTCAGAGAGCTGCCGGGCGGCTTCTATTTAGTGCTTCTGATGATGCTGACAACCTGGAGTACCGATACCTTTGCATATTTTACCGGCAGCGCGGTGGGCAAAACAAAGCTGGCCCCGGCACTGAGTCCCAATAAGACAATTGAAGGCTCAATAGGCGGTATTGCAGGAAGTGTGGCCACAGCTGCCGCTTTCTGGGCAGTCACTGCTCATTTTGCACTCATACATTATATCCTTATCGGACTCCTTGTTGGAGTTTTGGGCCAGGTTGGTGACCTGGTGGAATCAGCGCTGAAACGATTGGCCGGGCAAAAGGATTCCGGAAGAATAATTCCTGGCCACGGAGGCATTCTTGACAGGTTTGACAGTATGCTGATAACAGCGTCCGTTGTTTATTTTTATTTGAAAATCTTTATTTTTTCTTAA
- the ytvI gene encoding sporulation integral membrane protein YtvI: MKDFAKTVIIILLGTAVAYLLGLYVAPILAPFILALFLTFFIDPLIDFFQNRLRFPRTAAVSTAMLVVFGGAGLVVTAVITRLIVELVHLTAFLPDYIHNIKSVISSLQSKAEAYYLALPGDVTEFINEKVTGADYSLDSILGRAEKVTGTLLNALLNLISSVPTFILLIIISGIATYFMAKDKVILIDFWLRVIPEPYGRKILDVVKDIFYAVISYIRAILVLVMLTFLQTLIGLHLIGAPYALIMALVIGFADIIPVLGPTAIYLPWIIWEFITGDTVFAIKLTVLYALVIIVRQVLETKIVSNSIGLHPLATLVSMYVGLQLMGPLGVIAGPLFVIALKACGSAGLLRWKS; the protein is encoded by the coding sequence TTGAAGGACTTTGCCAAAACTGTGATTATCATATTGCTGGGAACAGCAGTGGCCTACCTTTTGGGACTCTATGTCGCTCCCATACTGGCGCCATTTATTTTAGCCCTGTTCCTGACCTTTTTTATAGACCCTCTGATAGATTTCTTTCAGAACAGGCTGCGGTTCCCCAGAACAGCCGCTGTTAGCACGGCAATGCTGGTAGTATTTGGCGGCGCCGGTCTGGTGGTTACTGCCGTTATCACCAGGTTAATTGTTGAACTTGTTCATTTAACGGCATTTTTACCTGATTATATTCATAATATTAAATCAGTGATTTCATCTCTTCAGAGTAAGGCCGAGGCCTATTACCTGGCCTTACCGGGTGATGTTACGGAATTCATCAATGAGAAAGTAACTGGCGCTGATTACAGCCTGGATTCTATACTGGGCAGGGCCGAAAAAGTAACCGGTACCTTGCTCAATGCTCTGCTGAACCTGATTTCATCTGTCCCTACATTTATTTTGCTGATAATCATCAGTGGTATAGCCACATATTTTATGGCCAAAGATAAAGTTATTTTGATTGATTTTTGGCTGAGGGTGATACCGGAGCCATATGGCCGCAAGATTCTTGATGTGGTTAAGGATATTTTTTATGCTGTAATCAGTTATATCAGAGCAATTCTGGTGCTTGTTATGCTCACTTTTCTGCAGACCCTTATCGGCCTTCACCTGATTGGCGCACCATATGCCTTGATTATGGCGCTGGTTATCGGGTTTGCCGATATTATCCCGGTCTTGGGGCCGACCGCTATATATCTGCCTTGGATTATATGGGAGTTTATTACCGGGGATACGGTGTTTGCCATTAAACTCACTGTCCTTTATGCCCTTGTCATAATTGTAAGGCAGGTACTGGAGACCAAAATTGTTTCCAATTCTATTGGCCTGCACCCTTTGGCAACCCTTGTCAGCATGTATGTAGGCCTCCAGCTTATGGGACCTCTTGGGGTAATCGCCGGTCCTCTGTTTGTGATTGCACTGAAGGCCTGCGGTTCGGCCGGTTTGCTGCGTTGGAAAAGTTGA
- a CDS encoding 1-deoxy-D-xylulose-5-phosphate reductoisomerase — MMKNIVVLGSTGSIGTQTLEVLDRFPDSFQVIGLAAGSSLQKLAAQVNKYRPKIVSVGTDDDIPRFRSLIPSDIEIVSGVQGMSEIARMAGTDVVVTSITGTLGLLPTIEAINAGKDIALANKETLVAAGEIVMKLAQQKGVSILPVDSEHSAIFQCLNGEERSRVSRIILTASGGPFRDWSPSRLRSVTVADALKHPNWSMGRKITVDSATMMNKGLEVIEARWLFDVELQDIDVLIHPQSIVHSMVEFTDGSVLAQMGLPDMKLPIQYALTYPERPESGFPKLDLAAVGQLSFTAPRPEIFSCLGLAYEAGRQGGTMPAVLNAANEKAVEMFLNGQIGFLDIPLLIENVMANHTPVQSPGLDDILRSDIWAREEAQSAAGKMMLKTK; from the coding sequence ATAATGAAAAACATCGTTGTACTTGGCAGCACCGGATCTATAGGGACCCAGACGCTTGAAGTATTAGACAGGTTTCCCGACAGTTTTCAGGTAATAGGGCTGGCTGCAGGCAGCAGTTTGCAAAAGCTGGCTGCACAGGTTAATAAGTATCGCCCCAAAATTGTGAGTGTTGGGACAGATGATGATATTCCGCGATTTAGAAGCCTAATTCCGTCAGATATTGAAATTGTTTCAGGCGTTCAGGGGATGTCAGAGATAGCCCGTATGGCAGGGACAGATGTCGTGGTGACATCAATTACGGGTACTCTGGGGCTGCTGCCGACTATAGAGGCAATCAATGCCGGAAAAGATATTGCCTTGGCCAATAAGGAGACTCTGGTTGCTGCCGGGGAAATTGTGATGAAATTGGCACAACAAAAAGGTGTCAGTATTTTACCGGTAGACAGTGAGCACTCGGCGATTTTTCAGTGTCTCAATGGTGAGGAGCGTTCCCGGGTTAGCAGGATTATTCTTACTGCTTCAGGCGGGCCTTTCCGGGACTGGTCTCCCAGCCGGCTGCGAAGTGTTACTGTTGCAGATGCCCTAAAACATCCCAACTGGTCCATGGGACGCAAGATTACTGTTGATTCGGCAACAATGATGAATAAGGGACTTGAGGTAATCGAGGCCAGGTGGCTTTTTGATGTGGAACTGCAGGACATAGATGTACTGATACATCCCCAGAGTATTGTCCATTCCATGGTTGAGTTTACCGATGGATCGGTGCTGGCCCAAATGGGCTTACCTGATATGAAGCTGCCGATACAATATGCACTCACATATCCCGAAAGGCCGGAATCCGGTTTTCCCAAGCTTGACCTGGCGGCAGTTGGGCAATTGTCTTTTACAGCGCCGCGTCCAGAGATATTTTCCTGTCTCGGTTTGGCATATGAGGCTGGGAGGCAGGGGGGGACAATGCCTGCAGTCTTGAATGCCGCCAATGAAAAGGCTGTAGAGATGTTTTTAAATGGGCAGATTGGTTTTTTAGATATCCCGTTATTGATTGAAAACGTTATGGCCAATCATACACCTGTGCAGAGTCCCGGACTGGATGACATTCTTAGGAGTGATATTTGGGCTCGCGAAGAAGCTCAGTCTGCAGCCGGTAAAATGATGCTCAAGACTAAATAA
- the rseP gene encoding RIP metalloprotease RseP, with amino-acid sequence MPDWLIYIPYAILVFGVLVLVHEMGHFTVAKLVGVQVYEFSIGFGPRLVGFRKGETAYNLRAVPLGGFVRMAGMDPEEDRRESGDTEGAGENNQADSAAAVVAAPEKSFANKTVLQRMAIIAAGPVMNFVLAVVLFAIIIWVSGVPVNKIDQVIPDRPAAEVGIKSGDTITRIGDQRVGTWEDILQVIHASPEKQLQIEVQRDQETKVFEVKPEKDPETQWGLIGITPQTRKPGVFESLKQGSVKTYEMLSLTFVFIGKMISKEMPVQLSGPVRITYELGKAAEMGFIFLVNIAGFLSLQIGLFNLLPIPALDGSRLVFLGWEGIRGTPVDQTKENFIHMVGLMFLLFIMVVITYQDIVQMLS; translated from the coding sequence ATGCCGGACTGGTTAATATATATTCCATATGCGATTCTGGTTTTTGGAGTGCTTGTACTGGTTCATGAAATGGGACATTTTACGGTGGCCAAACTTGTTGGGGTTCAGGTCTATGAATTCAGTATTGGGTTTGGACCACGGCTGGTTGGATTTCGGAAAGGGGAAACAGCTTATAACCTCCGGGCTGTCCCCTTAGGCGGGTTTGTGCGTATGGCTGGAATGGATCCTGAAGAGGACCGGCGGGAGTCAGGGGATACTGAGGGTGCCGGGGAAAACAACCAGGCTGACTCGGCTGCTGCTGTGGTGGCGGCTCCTGAAAAAAGTTTTGCCAACAAGACTGTTCTCCAGAGGATGGCCATAATTGCAGCCGGGCCGGTGATGAACTTTGTCCTGGCAGTGGTACTGTTTGCCATAATTATATGGGTTTCCGGGGTTCCGGTAAACAAAATAGACCAGGTTATTCCTGACAGGCCTGCCGCAGAGGTTGGCATAAAATCGGGAGATACTATTACCAGAATTGGTGATCAGAGGGTTGGTACATGGGAGGATATACTCCAGGTTATTCACGCCAGTCCGGAAAAACAGCTGCAGATTGAAGTTCAAAGGGATCAGGAGACAAAGGTATTTGAGGTGAAACCGGAAAAAGATCCGGAGACCCAGTGGGGCTTAATAGGAATTACCCCACAGACCAGGAAACCGGGGGTTTTTGAGTCATTAAAGCAGGGTTCTGTGAAGACATATGAAATGCTTAGTCTGACTTTTGTATTTATTGGTAAAATGATTTCCAAAGAAATGCCTGTTCAGTTGAGCGGACCGGTCAGAATCACTTATGAACTGGGCAAGGCGGCCGAGATGGGATTCATTTTTCTGGTGAATATTGCCGGGTTTTTAAGTCTGCAGATAGGGCTTTTTAACCTTCTGCCGATACCTGCTCTGGATGGGAGCAGGCTGGTATTCCTGGGCTGGGAAGGAATCAGAGGGACTCCGGTAGACCAAACAAAAGAAAACTTTATCCATATGGTAGGGTTAATGTTCCTGCTCTTTATAATGGTAGTTATTACTTATCAGGACATAGTCCAGATGCTTAGTTAG
- the ispG gene encoding flavodoxin-dependent (E)-4-hydroxy-3-methylbut-2-enyl-diphosphate synthase yields the protein MQRRSTRQILIGNVPVGGGAPIVVQSMTNTDTRDAGATVKQITGLAEAGCELVRVAVPDGAAADALQEITRLSPVPVIADIHFDYKLALKAIAHGVSGLRLNPGNIGGPAPVREVVSAARERRIPIRIGVNAGSLDKSLLEKYSKVTPAGLVESALQHVRLLEENNFFDIKISLKAFDIPLMVEAYQRISAEVDYPLHIGVTEAGTPWAGTIRSAVGIGSLLSQGIGDTLRVSLTGDPIEEARVGFEILKSLELRQRGPVIVSCPTCGRTEINLIEIAQEVEKKIQHITKPLKVAIMGCVVNGPGEARDADIGIAGGRGAGLLFKKGQVIRKIPEERLVEELLKEIGEMSGE from the coding sequence TTGCAGAGAAGGTCAACCAGGCAGATACTAATCGGAAACGTGCCTGTCGGAGGCGGCGCTCCTATTGTGGTCCAGTCAATGACCAATACGGATACCAGGGACGCCGGGGCGACAGTTAAGCAAATTACAGGGCTGGCTGAGGCCGGCTGTGAGTTAGTCAGGGTGGCAGTACCGGATGGTGCTGCTGCCGATGCATTGCAGGAAATTACCCGGCTGAGCCCTGTGCCGGTGATAGCCGATATACATTTTGACTACAAGCTTGCCCTGAAAGCGATTGCCCACGGAGTCAGCGGACTGCGGCTCAATCCCGGCAACATTGGCGGTCCTGCCCCTGTCCGGGAAGTTGTCAGCGCAGCAAGGGAACGCCGGATTCCTATTAGGATTGGAGTTAATGCGGGTTCATTGGACAAGTCCCTCCTCGAAAAATATAGTAAGGTAACCCCTGCTGGGCTTGTTGAAAGCGCTCTGCAGCATGTGAGACTTTTAGAGGAAAACAACTTTTTTGACATCAAAATTTCCCTAAAGGCTTTTGACATTCCCCTAATGGTTGAAGCATATCAAAGAATATCAGCAGAAGTGGACTACCCGTTACATATTGGAGTAACTGAAGCAGGAACTCCCTGGGCCGGGACCATCAGGTCGGCTGTGGGAATTGGAAGCCTGCTCAGCCAAGGGATTGGGGATACTCTAAGAGTTTCCCTGACAGGTGACCCCATAGAAGAGGCCAGGGTGGGTTTTGAGATACTGAAATCCCTTGAACTGCGGCAAAGGGGGCCTGTGATAGTATCATGCCCAACCTGTGGTCGAACGGAAATCAATTTGATTGAAATTGCCCAAGAGGTTGAGAAAAAGATACAGCACATTACAAAGCCATTGAAGGTGGCCATCATGGGATGTGTGGTCAATGGTCCCGGGGAAGCCAGGGATGCGGATATAGGGATTGCCGGGGGCCGGGGCGCAGGGCTGTTATTTAAAAAAGGACAGGTAATCAGGAAGATTCCAGAAGAACGTTTGGTTGAGGAACTGTTAAAAGAAATCGGTGAAATGTCCGGTGAATAA